The DNA sequence ACCCCGAAGCGGTGCGCTATTGGATGCCGGTGGACCTCTACATCGGCGGGCGCGAGCACGCGACTATGCATCTCATCTACGCGCGGTTCTTCTGCATGGCCCTGCACGATCTGGGCCTGATCGAGTTCGAGGAGCCGTTTCAGCGCCTATTCAACCACGGCGTGATCAGCCTCGGCGGCAAGAAGATGAGCAAATCGCGCGGCAACATCGCCTCTCCCGACGGCATGTGCGAGCGCTACGGCGCGGACACGGCGCGGCTCTTCATCCTCTTCATCGCCCCCCCGGGCGAGCCGGCCGAGTGGAGCGAGGCCGGCGCGGAGGGGCTCTATCGTTTCATCGGTCGCACCTGGCGCCTCATCAGCGGCGCGGAGCCCGTGTTCGATCGCGATTGGGCGGCGACGCTGGAGTCCAGTCAACCGTCGTCCGCGGGGAGCGCCCTGCGGCGCAAGACACACCAGACCATCGCCAAAGTCACCGCCGACATCGAGCGCCTCCACCACAACACCGCCATTAGCGCGCTCATGGAGCTGGTAACGCAGGTGAGCGACCTTGCGGGCGACGCTCCCGCCGCGCTCCCGCCCGCCGACCGGGCGGCGCTGAGCGAAGCGATGGCCACGCTGCCGGTGCTGCTGTCGCCGTTCGCCCCCCACCTGGCGGACGAACTCGCCGAGGAACTCGGTATCCTGGGCGACGCGACCTCGATGTTCCAGGCGGCGTGGCCCCAGGCCGACGCGCGGATCGCGAGAGAGGAAGAGGTAACGCTGGTGGTGCAGGTCAACGGCAAGGTGCGCGACCGGCTGATGGTGGCCGCGGGCGCCGATGAGGAGCGCCTCAAGCAACTCGCCCTGGAGAGCGAGAAAGCGCAGGCGTTCCTCGCGGGCAAGACGGTGCGCAACATCGTCGTGGTGCCCGACAAGCTGGTCAACATCGTCGCCGGGTGAGGCGACGGCCCCGGCCACAGATGCCGAGCCGCTACCGCGGTTCGGCTGTGCCCAGGGCAGGCTCCGGGCCGCACCTCACATTCTGGTGGCGATCGCCACGCTGAGCGGCCAGATCATGCCGCCTGCTCGCATCTGCGTGCACCGTTGACCTTTCTCCGGTCCTCCGGTAACATGCTCCATGCATTTGCGGTTAGATGTGGCACCGGCGCCCCGCCCGAGCTTTGCGCGCCACGGCCCGCAGGGCGACGGCGGGACGGACCTGCCACACAGGAGCCTTCCACCAGTGAGCGTTAGCCCTTCGCCGCAATCCGAGGGATTGGACCTCGGCGTTGATCTCGGCTCGGTGAGCGTCAAGGCAGCCCTGCTCGACGCCGCCGGCAACATCGTCGAACACCACTATCGCCGCCACCACGGGCAACCCCTGCGCGCCGCCCGCGACCTGCTGGCGGACCTGCTGGAGCGCACGCCCGCCGACCGCATCGGCGTGGTCGCGGTCACCGGCGCCGGCGGCAAGCTGCTGGCGGAGGTGCTGGAGGCCCATCTCGTCAACGAGGTCGTGGCCCAGGCGGCGGCCGCCGCCGCGCTGCACCCAGACGCCCGCACCATCATCGAGATCGGCGGCGAGGACTCGAAGCTGCTGTTCCTCAAGCCCGACGAGGGTGGGGCAGAGCCTGTCCTGAGCTTGTCGAAGGGCGTCCCGCCTGCCAATGACTTCGCAGCCGAGACGGCTGCGCCACCTATCGCCGTGGCCGATTTCGCCATGAACACCATCTGCGCCGCCGGCACGGGATCGTTCCTGGATCAGCAGGCCCACCGCCTGGGGCTGTCCATCGAGCAGTTCGGCGAGCTCGCCCTCAAGTCCGAGCATCCCCCGCGGCTGGCCGGCCGCTGCAGCGTCTTCGCCAAGTCCGACATGATCCACCTCCAGCAGAAGGCCACGCCGTCGCATGACATCGTCGCCGGGCTGTGCTTCGCCATGGCGCGCAACTTCAAGAGCACCGTCGGCTCCGCCCGCACCCTCGAACCGCCGGTCTATTTCCACGGGGGGGTGGCCGCCAACCCCGGCATCGTGCGCGCCTTCCACGAGGTGCTGGCGCTGGGGGCGGATGACCTGCGCGTGCCCGAGCGCTTCGCGGTCATGGGCGCCATCGGCGCGGTCTTCGCCGCGCGCCGGCAGGGGGTCGCCGCGGGTGGCTGGGCGGGGCTGGAGCGCCTCAACGCCTTCCTCGACACCCGCGGGGAGCGCCCGGCGGCGGCGACCATGGAGGCCCTGGGGCCGGCGCTGGGGATGGTCACCTATCATCAGGCGGAGATGGCTGCGCCGCCCGCCCCCGGCGCGCGCGCTTGCCCTGAGGGAAATCGAAGGGTCCCCGCCTACCTGGGGGTGGACGTCGGCTCCATCAGCACCAACCTGGTGGTGCTCGACGCACAGCGGCGTGTGCTCGCCAAACGCTACCTGATGACGGCGGGCGCGCCCATCGAGGCGGTGCGCCGCGGCCTGCGCGAGATCGGGGAGGAGGTGGGCGATTGCGTTGACATTCGCGGCGCGTCCACCACCGGCTCCGGGCGCTACCTGATCGGCGACTTCATCGGCGCCGATGTCGTCAAGAATGAGATCACCGCCCAGGCGCGCGGCGCGGTCGCGGCCGACCCGCGAGTGGATACCATCTTCGAGATCGGCGGCCAGGACTCGAAGTACATCTCCCTCGACGGCGGCGCGATCGTGGACTTCGAGATGAACAAGGTCTGCGCCGCCGGCACCGGCTCGTTTCTCGAGGAGCAAGCGGAGAAGCTGGGCATCAGCATCAAGCAGCAGTTCGAAGAGTTGGCGCTGGCCGCCGCCGCCCCCGCCAACCTGGGCGAGCGCTGCACGGTCTTCATGGAATCGGAGCTGGTGCGCCACCAGCAGGCGGGCATCCCCACCGACGACCTGGTGGCGGGGCTGAGCTACTCCATCGTCCATAACTACCTCAACCGCGTGGTGGCGGGCAAGCGCGTGGGCGATCACATCTTCTTCCAGGGCGGGGTCGCCTACAACCAGGGAGTGGCCGCCGCCTTCGCCCGCGTCACCGGCAAGCACATCACCGTCCCCGCCCACCACGAGGTCACCGGCGCCATCGGCTGCGCGCTGCTGGCGATGGAGGCCGATGCCGGCGTTGGCAGCAAGTTCAAGGGCTTCGACCTGTCCGAGCGCAGCTACGAGGTGCGTTCCTTCGAGTGCAAGGACTGCCCCAACCGCTGCGAGGTCAACGTGGTGACGGTCGCGGGCGAGCGCGCGCGCTTCTACGGCAGCCGCTGCGAGAAGTACGACGTCGAGCGCCGCTCGGGGCGCGGCGACGAGCTGCCCGACCTCTTCGCCGAGCGCACCGAGCTGCTGCTCAACGCCTACCAACCGAAGGCGGAGCTGCCGGCGAACGCCCCCCGCGTCGGCGTCCCCCGCAGCCTGCTCTTCCACGAGCTGTTCCCGCTGTGGCACGCGTTCTTCACCGAGCTCGGCTGCCGCGTCGTCACCTCCGAAGCGACCAACAAGCGCATCATCCACCGCGGCGCCGAGGGCTCGGTGGTCGAGACCTGTTTCCCCATGAAGGTCGCCCTCGGCCACGTCATGGACCTGCTCGACCAGGACCTGGACTACCTGTTCCTGCCCAGCGTCATCAACCTCCCGCGCCCCGAGGACGGCGTCACCGACAGCTTTGTCTGCCCCTACATCCAGAGCTTCCCCTACACCGTCAAGTCGGCGGTCAACCCCGAGGCCGCCGGGGTGAAGCTGCTGGCGCCGGTGCTCTACATGTACCTCGGCGCCGACCACCTGCTGCGCGTGCTGGGGGGCATGGCCGCGCGGTACCTGGGCAAGGGCCGCGAGGCGATCATGGGCGCGCTCAACGCCGGGCTGGTCGCGTGGGACAACTTCCAGGACGCCTGCCGCCGGCGCGGGGAGGAGATCCTCGCCGACCTTGCGCCCGACGACAAGGCAGTGGTCATCATCAGCCGCTCCTACAACGGCTGCGATCCCGGCGCCAACCTCGAGCTGCCGCGCAAGCTGCGCGACCTCGGCATCCTGCCCGTGCCCATGGACTTCCTGCCGCTGGAGACGGTGCAGCTCGCCGCGGAGTGGCCCAACATGTACTGGCGCTACGGGCAGAAGATCCTCGCCGCCGCCGAGCTCGTCGCCAACGACCCGCGCTTGACCTCGGTCTATCTCACCAACTTCGGCTGCGGGCCGGACTCGTTCATCACGCGGTTTTTCCGCCAGCGCATGGGCGACAAGCCCTACCTGCAGATCGAGGTGGACGAGCACAGCGCCGACGCCGGCATGATCACCCGCTGCGAGGCCTTCCTCGACAGCATCGCCGCCGCCGACGGCCGCGAGCTGGCTACCGGCGCGCGCCTGCGCACCCTCACCATCACCCCCGGCTCCAAGCGCACCCTGCTCGTGCCCTACATGTCGGACCACGCCTTCGGGTTGGCGGCGGCGATGGAGGCCAGCGGCATGTCCGCCCGGGTCATGGCGGAGAGCGACGCCGAGACCCTGTTCTGGGGGCGCCAGCACACCTCGGGCAAGGAATGCTACCCCTGCATCGTCACCACCGGCGACATGGTCAAGTACGCGATGCGTCCCGATTTCGACCGCGACCGGTACGCGTTCTTCATGGGCGGCTCGGGCGGGCCCTGCCGCTTCGGCCAGTACAGCGCCCTGCAGCGCATGGTGCTCGACGACATCGGCTACGCCGACGTTCCCATCTACGCCCCCAACCAGGCCGCCAGCTTCTACAACGACATGGGGATGCTGGGGCGCAAGTTCCTGCGCGCGGCGTGGCAGGCCATCGTCGCCGTGGACCTGCTGTCCAAGGCACTGCATGAAACCCGCCCCTACGAAGTCGAGCCCGGCGCCACCCGTTCGGCAAGCTCAGGGCAGGCCGAGCGCGTTTATCGGCATTACCTGGAATGCGTCTGCGAGGCGGTGCGCGGCGACCGGCCGCTGCCGCCGGTGCTGGCGCAGGCGCGGCGCGCGTTCGAGACGGTGGCGGTGGACCGCTCCCAGCCGCGGCCGGTGATCGGGGTGGTGGGCGAGATCTTCGTGCGCGCCAACCGCTTCAGCAACAACCACCTGGTGGAGCAGGTCGAGGCGCTGGGGGGCGAGGTGTGGATGGCGCCGGTCTATGAGTGGTTCCTCTACCGCAACTTCCGCCGCGCGATGCGCAGTTGGCTCGACAACGACCTCAAGCTGTGGACCACCAACCTGGTCAAGGACTGGGTGATGCGCCACGACGAGCACGCGCTGGTGCGCTCCTTCCACGGGTATCTGCGCAACGCGGACGAGCCGCCGACGCGCGACGTGCTGGGGCTGAGCGGCCCTTACCTCCACCGCAGCTTCGAGGGGGAAGCGGTGCTGACCGTGGGCAAGGCGCTGGATTTCGTCCGCAAGGGCGCGGCCGGCATCATCAGCACCATGCCCTTCACCTGCATGCCGGGCACCATCGCCCACGCCGTCATCAAGCGCGTCAAGGACGAGGAGGGCGGCTTCCCCTTCCTCAACCTGGTCTATGACGGCACCGAGCAGGCCAGCGAAGATACCCGCATCGAGGCCTTCATGTACCAGGCGCGGGAATACGCACGGCGCACCGGCGGGGTGAAGGCAGGGCGCTGAGGGGTTCACCGCGGAGCCTCCTTCGCGAAGGCTACGGAGTCCAAGGGACGCGGAGGCTTGCCCGCCTTCGGTGGGCCGCGAATGATCTCTTGGGCGCGACGTCTGTGACGTCGCGAATCCCGCGCTCGTCAGCTTCGTCGGCAGGAGAGGGTGAGCTTGAGAGTGGGGGCAATCTGACCAATGGCTAAGACGGTCTTCATTCTGGGCGCCGGGGCGTCCAAGCATGCCGGCGCCCCTTTGATAAACGAATTCCTGGAAAGGGCGTGGGGTCTGCTGGCGACCGGGGGTCTTGACGATGCGGCGAGGAGAGATTTCGAGTTGGTGCGAAAGGGCATCAACGAACTACAACTTGCCCACTCGAAGGGCGATCTCGACATCTGGAACCTCGAGGCGGTGTTTGACGCCTTCGAGATGGCCGCTCTCGTCAGGCGCCTCGGCGATCTTGGAGAAGAGGATGTCAAGCGCCTGCCTGAGGTGATGCGGACAGTGATCCTGGAGACGCTCCAGAGGGAGATAGCATTCCCGCTAACGCTCCCGACGAAGCCGCCGATAACGTTCCCAGGGGGAAGCGAAAAGGGCGATATCCTGCCCGGGCCCACTGAAGCGTACCGGCAATTCGTCGCCGAGATCGTGCGTCGCCACAAGGACACGGAACCATACCCGGCGGTCATCACGTTCAATTACGACCTCTGCCTTGAGTTGGCGCTGCATTTTGAGAGCTGCAAGTGGACGTACTGCCTGAGTGACAGCGAGTCGAACGAGCGGCTGAAGGTGCTCAAACTGCACGGCTCGCTTAACTGGGCCTTCTGCCCATCGTGCAACGCCGTGGGTGTATCGCGCGACATGCACGATATCTTGCGAACAGCCTCTGAAGACGCCACTCGCGCGAATAATGAGCACCAGCCGTATACCCGTATGATAGTCGCGACGGGGTCGCCGCGCGTGTCGGGGTGCAAGTGCGAGCAATCCAACCCGGAAGTAATGCTTGTGCCGCCGACTATAAACAAGGGGTCCTATCATGCGGTGTTGAGCGAGGTTTGGGCTGCGGCGGCGGCAGAACTGAGCTCGGCGGACGAGATCTTCGTCTGCGGTTACTCCCTGCCGGAGACCGATGCGTTCTTTCGATATCTGTATGCGGTCGGTACCATTGGAGAAGCGTCATTGCGCCGAGTTTGGGTGTTCAACCCGGACCCTGGTATCAAGCCGAGGTTCGAGAAGCTGCTGGGCAAGCAGGTGCTTGGCGCGCAGGACGGCTTCCTCTTGTTTCCGTTGACTTTCGAGGATGATAGGCGGCGAAAGCATAACATAAACTGGCCTGTCGTGCTTGACCACGACCTGAGCAATCTTCCCGAACCGCTCTGAGCAGCCCCCAGGCGGGGTGATTGCAGCCGCGTTCAGGCCTGGCCGAGATCGCTGTGTCGCCTCAGCGACGTGGCGAACGTGAAGCGAGGGCCAACGCACAGGGAGGAATCTGCTGTTCGGAGGCGGGATTCCTCACTCCGTTCGGAATGACAGCGCGGGGGCCGGGCCCTGTCATTCAGAGCGAGCGCAGGCGAGCGAAGAATCCCGCGTTGGTGAAGATTCCTCGCCTGCGGTTCGGAATGACATGAATAATGCGGGGACGGTGTTCCCGCTGGTGAGTTTCGTCTGCATCGGCACGGCGGCGGCGGTCCACGGCTGCGCGCGCGGTTGCGCCGCCGTTGCTCCAATCCCCGGCAGGTGAGCCTCGGCGATACCGCGAATCCGCCAAGCGAGACGATCACCATCCTCTTCGCCCCGCAGCGCTGACGGCGGCGTCGAGTTGCCCGGCAGGCAAGCCGGGCGGGAGAGCCAACTCCGATGACTGACCAGGCAATAGACGGCCCGCACCCCGCGGACCCGGGAGACTCGGAAACGAGCAACGGTGAGGGTGAGTTCCTGTTCGACCGGGCGGCGGTGGTCGGCGTGGGGCTCATAGGCGGGTCGGTGGGCATGGCCCTGCGCGCGCGCGAGCTGGCGGGTGAAGTGGTAGCTGTCGCTCGCAGTGACGAGACCCTCGAGCTGGCGCTGGCGCGAGGGGCCGCCGACCGCGCCACGCGCGATATCAGCGAGGCGGTGGCGGGCGCGGACCTGGTGGTGCTGGCGGCGCCGGTGTCCCTCATCGCCGAGCACCTGGGGCTGGTGGCGGGAGTAGTGGACGCCGAGTGCATCATCACCGATGTCGGCAGTGTCAAGCAGCCCATCGTCGCGGCGGCGGAGCGGGTGCTGCGTCGTCCCGGTCGCTTCATCGGCGGGCATCCTCTGGCCGGCTCCGAGCGTAAGGGCATCGCCGCCGCCCGCCCCGACCTGCTGGAGAGCGCCGCCTGGGCCTTGACCCCCACCGGCGTCACCGACGAGGAGACCCTCGACCGCGTCGAGGACCTGGTCGCGCGCCTGGGCGCGCGCTCGCTGCTGCTGTCGCCGCTGGAGCACGATCAGCTGGTGGCGCGCACCAGCCACCTGCCCCACGTCGTCGCCGCCGCCCTGGTCAACGTCGTCGCTCAGCGCACCCGCGAGCGCGCCGATACCCTCGACGTCATCGGCAAGGGCTTTCGCGACACCACCCGCGTCGCCGGCGGCGACGCCTCCCTGTGGGCCGACATCGCCCTCGCCAACGCCGACGCCCTGCTCGACGCCCTGGGCGAGATGGAGCAGTCCCTTGGGCGCTTCGCCGCCGCCCTGAGAAGCGGCAACCGCGAGGAGTTGGAGCGGTTGCTGGCCGACGCCCAGCGCACCAAGGAGAGCATCTGACGCCGTGACCTCTTCCACGCTCATCGTCCGCGGCGCGAGCGACGCGCTCCACGGAGCCGTTTCGGTTCCGGGGGACAAGTCCATCTCCCATCGCGCGCTGCTGCTGGGGGCGATCGCGCGCGGCGAGACCACCATCGCCGGCCTCTTAGCGGCGGAGGACATCGCCGCCACCGCCGGCTGCCTGCGCGCGATGGGGGTTGACATCGGGCCGCTCGACGCGCCCGTGGTCACCGTGCGCGGGGTCGGTCTGCGCGGGCTTGCCGCTCCCGCGGGGGAGCTTCACTGCGGCAACTCCGGCACCACCATGCGCCTGCTGCTGGGTGTGCTCGCGGGCCAGGGCTTCGCTGCGCGGCTGAGCGGCGACGAGTCGCTGTCGCGGAGGCCGATGGACCGCATCGCCGCGCCGCTGGGGCGGATGGGAGCGCAGGTGTCCGGGCGCACCGACCGCTGCCTGCCCCCGGTCGAGGTGCGCGGGGGAAGACTGCGCGCGATTCGCTACGACAGCCCGGTGGCCAGCGCCCAGGTCAAGTCGGCGGTGCTGCTGGCGGGGCTGTACGTGGAGGGCGAGACCGCGGTGAGCGAGCCCTTCCAGTCGCGCGATCACACCGAGCGCATGTTGGAGGCCTTCGGCGCCCGCGTGGCGCGCGCCGGCCTGACCGCGGCCGTGCGCGGCGGGGAGCTTGCGGGGTGCGCGATTGCGGTGCCGGGCGACATCTCGTCGGCAGCCTTTCCGCTGGCGGCGGGGCTGGCGAGGGCGGGCTCGCAGGTGACAATCGCCGGCGTGGGCGTCAACCCCACGCGCGCGGGCATGCTCGAAGCCCTGCAGGCGATGGGCGCCGACGTGGTGGTGAGCGCAGCGGAGACGCGCGGCGGGGAACCGATTGCCGCGCTGACGGCGCGGGGGTCACGGCTGCGGGGGGCCGACATCGAGGCGGAGCTGGTGCCGCGGCTGATAGACGAGCTGCCGGTGCTGTGCGCGCTGGCGGCGACGGCGCGGGGAACCACGCGCATCAGCGGCGCCCAGGAGCTGCGGGTCAAGGAGTCGGACCGCCTGGAGGCGATGGCGACCGAGCTGGGCAAGCTGGGCGCCGATATCGAGGAGCACGCCGACGGCCTGACCATTCGCGGCGTGGAATGCCTGCGCGCCGCCGAGGTCAACGGCCGCGGCGACCACCGGGTGGCGATGGCCTTGTGCGTGGCGGCGCTGGCGGCGCCGGGGGAGACCGTCATCAGTGGGGCCGCGGGCATCGCGACCTCCTTTCCCGGGTTCGTGACGGTGATGCGCGCGCTGGGCGCGGATGTGCGCGGGGGGTGACGGTCCCGCGGCGGCTCGGCAGGAGTGAGCCCGGGGCGAAGCGAAGGCAAGGTGCGGCGGCGGCGGCCAGGCCGCCCGGACGGGAGGCGGCGCGACCATGGATGCGGAGTTGTTGGAGATACTGGCTTGCCCCGAGTGCAAGGCCTCGGTGGAGCAGGAACCCGAGCGGCTGGTGTGCACGGCGTGCGGCCGGCGCTATCCCATCCGCGACGGCATACCGATCATGCTGGTGGAGGAGGCGGAGCCGCCGGCGTCGGGGTGGAAGCCGAAGCAGAAGTGACCCCCGCGGCTGCCCTCGATCTCACCGTCTGCATCGTCAACTGGAACACCCGCGCCGATCTGCGCCGCGCGCTGGAGTCGGTGTTCGCGCGCGCGGGCGAGGCCGCGTTCGAGGTCATCGTCGTGGACAACGCCTCCCGCGACGGCTCGCCGGCGATGGTGCGCCGCGAGTTCCCGCAGGTGCGCCTGATCACCAATCGCGTTAACCGCGGCTTCGCGGCGGGCAACAACGAAGCGCTGCGACGCGCGCGCGGGCGTCACCGGCTGCTGCTCAATTCCGACACGGTGGTGCACGGGGGCGCGTTTGCCGCGGTGGTGCGGTTCATGGACGCCCACCCCGAGGCGGGGGCGGTGGGGCTGCGAGTGCACAA is a window from the Armatimonadota bacterium genome containing:
- a CDS encoding acyl-CoA dehydratase activase; translation: MSVSPSPQSEGLDLGVDLGSVSVKAALLDAAGNIVEHHYRRHHGQPLRAARDLLADLLERTPADRIGVVAVTGAGGKLLAEVLEAHLVNEVVAQAAAAAALHPDARTIIEIGGEDSKLLFLKPDEGGAEPVLSLSKGVPPANDFAAETAAPPIAVADFAMNTICAAGTGSFLDQQAHRLGLSIEQFGELALKSEHPPRLAGRCSVFAKSDMIHLQQKATPSHDIVAGLCFAMARNFKSTVGSARTLEPPVYFHGGVAANPGIVRAFHEVLALGADDLRVPERFAVMGAIGAVFAARRQGVAAGGWAGLERLNAFLDTRGERPAAATMEALGPALGMVTYHQAEMAAPPAPGARACPEGNRRVPAYLGVDVGSISTNLVVLDAQRRVLAKRYLMTAGAPIEAVRRGLREIGEEVGDCVDIRGASTTGSGRYLIGDFIGADVVKNEITAQARGAVAADPRVDTIFEIGGQDSKYISLDGGAIVDFEMNKVCAAGTGSFLEEQAEKLGISIKQQFEELALAAAAPANLGERCTVFMESELVRHQQAGIPTDDLVAGLSYSIVHNYLNRVVAGKRVGDHIFFQGGVAYNQGVAAAFARVTGKHITVPAHHEVTGAIGCALLAMEADAGVGSKFKGFDLSERSYEVRSFECKDCPNRCEVNVVTVAGERARFYGSRCEKYDVERRSGRGDELPDLFAERTELLLNAYQPKAELPANAPRVGVPRSLLFHELFPLWHAFFTELGCRVVTSEATNKRIIHRGAEGSVVETCFPMKVALGHVMDLLDQDLDYLFLPSVINLPRPEDGVTDSFVCPYIQSFPYTVKSAVNPEAAGVKLLAPVLYMYLGADHLLRVLGGMAARYLGKGREAIMGALNAGLVAWDNFQDACRRRGEEILADLAPDDKAVVIISRSYNGCDPGANLELPRKLRDLGILPVPMDFLPLETVQLAAEWPNMYWRYGQKILAAAELVANDPRLTSVYLTNFGCGPDSFITRFFRQRMGDKPYLQIEVDEHSADAGMITRCEAFLDSIAAADGRELATGARLRTLTITPGSKRTLLVPYMSDHAFGLAAAMEASGMSARVMAESDAETLFWGRQHTSGKECYPCIVTTGDMVKYAMRPDFDRDRYAFFMGGSGGPCRFGQYSALQRMVLDDIGYADVPIYAPNQAASFYNDMGMLGRKFLRAAWQAIVAVDLLSKALHETRPYEVEPGATRSASSGQAERVYRHYLECVCEAVRGDRPLPPVLAQARRAFETVAVDRSQPRPVIGVVGEIFVRANRFSNNHLVEQVEALGGEVWMAPVYEWFLYRNFRRAMRSWLDNDLKLWTTNLVKDWVMRHDEHALVRSFHGYLRNADEPPTRDVLGLSGPYLHRSFEGEAVLTVGKALDFVRKGAAGIISTMPFTCMPGTIAHAVIKRVKDEEGGFPFLNLVYDGTEQASEDTRIEAFMYQAREYARRTGGVKAGR
- a CDS encoding prephenate dehydrogenase/arogenate dehydrogenase family protein — translated: MTDQAIDGPHPADPGDSETSNGEGEFLFDRAAVVGVGLIGGSVGMALRARELAGEVVAVARSDETLELALARGAADRATRDISEAVAGADLVVLAAPVSLIAEHLGLVAGVVDAECIITDVGSVKQPIVAAAERVLRRPGRFIGGHPLAGSERKGIAAARPDLLESAAWALTPTGVTDEETLDRVEDLVARLGARSLLLSPLEHDQLVARTSHLPHVVAAALVNVVAQRTRERADTLDVIGKGFRDTTRVAGGDASLWADIALANADALLDALGEMEQSLGRFAAALRSGNREELERLLADAQRTKESI
- the aroA gene encoding 3-phosphoshikimate 1-carboxyvinyltransferase — translated: MTSSTLIVRGASDALHGAVSVPGDKSISHRALLLGAIARGETTIAGLLAAEDIAATAGCLRAMGVDIGPLDAPVVTVRGVGLRGLAAPAGELHCGNSGTTMRLLLGVLAGQGFAARLSGDESLSRRPMDRIAAPLGRMGAQVSGRTDRCLPPVEVRGGRLRAIRYDSPVASAQVKSAVLLAGLYVEGETAVSEPFQSRDHTERMLEAFGARVARAGLTAAVRGGELAGCAIAVPGDISSAAFPLAAGLARAGSQVTIAGVGVNPTRAGMLEALQAMGADVVVSAAETRGGEPIAALTARGSRLRGADIEAELVPRLIDELPVLCALAATARGTTRISGAQELRVKESDRLEAMATELGKLGADIEEHADGLTIRGVECLRAAEVNGRGDHRVAMALCVAALAAPGETVISGAAGIATSFPGFVTVMRALGADVRGG
- a CDS encoding Trm112 family protein translates to MDAELLEILACPECKASVEQEPERLVCTACGRRYPIRDGIPIMLVEEAEPPASGWKPKQK